The Mastomys coucha isolate ucsf_1 unplaced genomic scaffold, UCSF_Mcou_1 pScaffold14, whole genome shotgun sequence genome window below encodes:
- the Tyms gene encoding thymidylate synthase isoform X2: protein MLVVGSELQSGVQQLGAEAPQHGELQYLKQVEHILRCGFKKEDRTGTGTLSVFGMQARYSLRDEFPLLTTKRVFWKGVLEELLWFIKGSTNAKELSAKGVRIWDANGSRDFLDSLGFSARQEGDLGPVYGFQWRHFGADYKDMDSDLPLMALPPCHALCQFYVVNGELSCQLYQRSGDMGLGVPFNIASYALLTYMIAHITGLQPGDFVHTLGDAHIYLNHIEPLKIQLQREPRPFPKLKILRKVETIDDFKVEDFQIEGYNPHPTIKMEMAI from the exons ATGCTGGTTGTTGGCTCCGAGCTGCAGTCTGGCGTTCAGCAGCTGGGCGCAGAAGCCCCgcagcatggagaactccagtaCCTGAAGCAGGTGGAGCACATTTTGCGCTGCGGCTTCAAGAAGGAGGACCGCACGGGCACTGGCACCCTGTCGGTGTTCGGCATGCAGGCACGATACAGCCTGAGAG ATGAATTTCCTCTGCTTACAACCAAACGAGTGTTCTGGAAAGGTGTTTTGGAGGAGTTGTTGTGGTTTATCAAG GGATCCACAAATGCTAAAGAATTGTCCGCCAAGGGAGTGAGAATTTGGGATGCCAATGGGTCCCGAGACTTTTTGGACAGCTTGGGATTCTCTGCCCGACAGGAAGGGGACCTGGGCCCAGTTTATGGTTTCCAGTGGAGGCATTTTGGAGCAGACTACAAAGATATGGATTCAG ATCTTCCCCTGATGGCACTGCCTCCTTGCCATGCCCTCTGTCAATTCTATGTGGTGAATGGGGAGCTATCTTGCCAGCTTTACCAGAGGTCAGGAGATATGGGTCTGGGCGTGCCCTTCAACATTGCCAGCTATGCTCTGCTCACCTACATGATTGCACATATCACGGGTCTGCAG CCAGGTGATTTTGTCCATACTTTGGGAGATGCACATATTTATCTGAATCATATAGAGCCCCTGAAAATTCAG ctaCAGCGAGAACCAAGACCTTTCCCAAAACTCAAAATCCTTCGAAAAGTTGAGACAATCGATGATTTCAAAGTTGAAGACTTTCAGATTGAAGGGTATAATCCACATCCAacaattaaaatggaaatggCTATTTAG
- the Tyms gene encoding thymidylate synthase isoform X1, with amino-acid sequence MLVVGSELQSGVQQLGAEAPQHGELQYLKQVEHILRCGFKKEDRTGTGTLSVFGMQARYSLRDEFPLLTTKRVFWKGVLEELLWFIKGSTNAKELSAKGVRIWDANGSRDFLDSLGFSARQEGDLGPVYGFQWRHFGADYKDMDSDYSGQGVDQLQKVIDTIKTNPDDRRIIMCAWNPKDLPLMALPPCHALCQFYVVNGELSCQLYQRSGDMGLGVPFNIASYALLTYMIAHITGLQPGDFVHTLGDAHIYLNHIEPLKIQLQREPRPFPKLKILRKVETIDDFKVEDFQIEGYNPHPTIKMEMAI; translated from the exons ATGCTGGTTGTTGGCTCCGAGCTGCAGTCTGGCGTTCAGCAGCTGGGCGCAGAAGCCCCgcagcatggagaactccagtaCCTGAAGCAGGTGGAGCACATTTTGCGCTGCGGCTTCAAGAAGGAGGACCGCACGGGCACTGGCACCCTGTCGGTGTTCGGCATGCAGGCACGATACAGCCTGAGAG ATGAATTTCCTCTGCTTACAACCAAACGAGTGTTCTGGAAAGGTGTTTTGGAGGAGTTGTTGTGGTTTATCAAG GGATCCACAAATGCTAAAGAATTGTCCGCCAAGGGAGTGAGAATTTGGGATGCCAATGGGTCCCGAGACTTTTTGGACAGCTTGGGATTCTCTGCCCGACAGGAAGGGGACCTGGGCCCAGTTTATGGTTTCCAGTGGAGGCATTTTGGAGCAGACTACAAAGATATGGATTCAG ATTATTCGGGACAAGGAGTAGACCAGCTGCAAAAAGTGATTGACACTATTAAAACCAACCCTGATGACAGAAGAATCATCATGTGTGCCTGGAACCCAAAAG ATCTTCCCCTGATGGCACTGCCTCCTTGCCATGCCCTCTGTCAATTCTATGTGGTGAATGGGGAGCTATCTTGCCAGCTTTACCAGAGGTCAGGAGATATGGGTCTGGGCGTGCCCTTCAACATTGCCAGCTATGCTCTGCTCACCTACATGATTGCACATATCACGGGTCTGCAG CCAGGTGATTTTGTCCATACTTTGGGAGATGCACATATTTATCTGAATCATATAGAGCCCCTGAAAATTCAG ctaCAGCGAGAACCAAGACCTTTCCCAAAACTCAAAATCCTTCGAAAAGTTGAGACAATCGATGATTTCAAAGTTGAAGACTTTCAGATTGAAGGGTATAATCCACATCCAacaattaaaatggaaatggCTATTTAG